The Acropora palmata chromosome 3, jaAcrPala1.3, whole genome shotgun sequence nucleotide sequence ACTTTATGTTCATTTGTAATTGGCTGAGTTTCTGTTGACTGTCTCTGATTTTCTCCTCCAGTAGTTTTGCCTTCCTTTGcttctcttctttttccaCTTGGAACTCTAGATATTTTATAATTCTGTGTCTTTCCATCGAGCGCGCAAAGTCCAAGGCTGTTTTACCTTCTCTGTTTTTTAAGTATATATCTGCTCCCTTGTCGACAAGCAAGCgcaccaagttgaagtggcCATTCATTGAGGCAGCCATAAGCACATTCTTGCCCGTTTTATCAAATCTGTTAATATCGGCGCCCTTGTCTATGAGAGTTTCCGCCACGTCATAATTTCCAGATAGGCATGCAACGCGCATCAGAGGACTCCACCCGTTAACGGAGTCTTCAAGGTCAACTGGTCCACCATCTCGCAGAACCCATAACAGGAGATCGTCGTGGCCTCCGTCAGCAGTATAGTGCACAGCGGTCAACCCATTTTTGTCACGCGTTTCCCATGGAACATCATGCCGGCGTAGCAATCGTGCTGCATATTCTTGGCCCGCGTAGCAGGCAATCATCAAACTCGTCTTCCCATTAGAACTTGCATAATTGGGGTCGGCATTAAAA carries:
- the LOC141876915 gene encoding fibronectin type 3 and ankyrin repeat domains protein 1-like, yielding MTSLPELTVGEVNYNSIELKWSDGENNNGKRRLLYHVQLNKTRPRSPRPGAQSFDPLTNYQGYSLQHVFKGLDPITQYLCRLKIMKDNNESYDSSWSEPISVCTANEPPSGAELHRAVERQELDKIRGILKENSSVVEVMDKFGLTPLMVAAQKGFTDVMEILLGFNADPNYASSNGKTSLMIACYAGQEYAARLLRRHDVPWETRDKNGLTAVHYTADGGHDDLLLWVLRDGGPVDLEDSVNGWSPLMRVACLSGNYDVAETLIDKGADINRFDKTGKNVLMAASMNGHFNLVRLLVDKGADIYLKNREGKTALDFARSMERHRIIKYLEFQVEKEEKQRKAKLLEEKIRDSQQKLSQLQMNIK